In Castor canadensis chromosome 11, mCasCan1.hap1v2, whole genome shotgun sequence, a single genomic region encodes these proteins:
- the Ccl1 gene encoding C-C motif chemokine 1 — MKLVTMALVCLLLATVWLQDVDSMSMHVSASRCCFSFVAKKIPWNKIQCYRNTSSNCSYKATIFKLKGRRESCVLTEDTWVQAYLKKMKPCLPK; from the exons ATGAAGCTTGTCACCATGGCCCTTGTGTGCTTGCTGCTGGCCACAGTGTGGCTACAAGATGTGGACAGCATGAGCA TGCACGTGTCCGCCTCTCGTTGCTGCTTCTCATTCGTGGCTAAAAAGATTCCTTGGAATAAAATCCAGTGTTACAGAAACACCAGCTCCAACTGCTCCTACAAAGCTACAAT ATTCAAgctgaagggaagaagagaaagctgTGTCTTGACTGAAGATACATGGGTTCAAGCTTACTTGAAAAAGATGAAGCCCTGCCTACCAAAGTGA